The following nucleotide sequence is from Salvia splendens isolate huo1 chromosome 2, SspV2, whole genome shotgun sequence.
CGGAACCAGAAATTCAAAATAGCCGGTgctgaaattaaaataataaatagtaatttacatatttaattttatatataaagttTTTGCGTAACATCATATGATAacaaaaattcaataaatttccattctcaaattcatataaataatagaacaaatagcaaaaaaaaaagtcacaaaagtttggtcaaatttatAGCTATCTAATTCCAAGATAAAGAAAGCAAATTCTATTTCATAGTAAATCACTAATGAAATTCTTAATATGCAATTCTAAATCGCACAGATAAAATCAAGTCTTAATTAGGCTGTACCTAAATAATTCGTAatgtaataattgaaaaattaacacatatatttaactgaaaattggaaattggaaattatatttaaatttaatttggatggtaaacaaaaataaatttttagaatgcattttttagcattattacttttatttatctactaaaattatgttaaatcgccaataaaattttatactaataaattataaattataatcatgatactataataaatatttgtatatttgttGTTAGTTGAATTTTTGAAGTAAACAATAAGCAGCAATGTAAAtggatttataaaaaaaatagtactcctactcTAGTTagaaaaaattgtttgactccTAGTTATAGGATGGAGTAGCCTATAGATCTCCTTTGCCAAGTAGTTTAACTTTTGCAAGTTCTACACGTTTCCATTCGCCTctcctcttttctttttcttcttcctcgTCCATATACACAGTCACATACAGTGAGACACAGACACACACTAATATTTCTGGGGCAGCGATGACTGGGTACTGGTCCAGcgccggccaagcccccgctggagcggcGGCTTGGCCTGCGCTAGGTCCGTCCCTGCTCCGTAGTCTGTGTCAACTTTCAAACTAGTTCTGACAAAGCACCTACGCAAAATTTTGCTACATTGACTTACGGGGAAAAAATTGACACATAGCTCAAACTTCGTGATatttttttaccaaatttaaaatttgtggaataaatcaaaattttaaaagtaccGTAATATTGGGCACTAGTAACCTTTTCTTAAATAGTGGATGTTCCAATAAGATATTTATAAGATATTTAATTATCAATGAAAGAATAAGTATGTAATATTGAGAGCCATAATTCTGCATTGTACACTATGGCCTTCTCCAATCATTTACGGTCTTTAGACTACCAAGATCTTATGATGAATTCATAATCTTATTATTACCTGAATTCATAGTGATGGGTATAAATAAATTCAATGTGGAACATTCGTTTTGGAACATGTATGAGTTAGTCGAAAAATtgcataaattaaaaatatcgaaaattttGTCGCCTCGTAATCTCATATGGAGTACAAGTTCACATACATGATCACGAATTCATTCAACAAAGTGATTAACCACCATAGATCTTCATAATCATCTAaggaataaaaataattctcaACACAGGATCATAAATTTATTCAAAGCGATGACTTCACCATAGGTCTTCGTGATCATTTCAGGACTAAAAAAAGAATTCTTAGAATAACAcatatcatttttaatattcAGACTTAAGTTTCATTTTTGTGCATAACAATTTTCTCAGAATAAGTGTACAAACAAGAAAAAACAAGGAACATCTTATGGAAGAAGAAGTAAATATCATCTCTTTTCACTCAAGTCAGCAGCTCATAGCTGACTGAtgtgaataaaattttcaacaaaatatTCCAACAGATTTATTAACCAAAACCAGATTAATCACTGAAGGTCACAACTGCTAACAAAAAAATACATTGGCCACTAAATTACTTCTCCTAAACTTCTCTTGGCAATAAGCAACAACAAAATCCGATAAAGAGAGAGATGGAGCACCTCCTTACTTCAGCACATTTGCATTTCAATGGAAATTATGCAGAACCAGCTTCCTGCAAATCCCTGACAGCAGCAATAAGCGCCTTTGTTCTACTGTTGAGAGCTATGCCGTTTGAATTCATGTCCTCATGCAACTTTTCTGCAGTTTCCCAGTCTAGTGCCTTGAAGCAAAGAGACTTTATCAGTTTATTGTACTCATCGTGTTTAGGCTCCACTCCATGCTGCCTCATTTCGCCCAACAGATTCACAGCCTTGTCAAATTGCTCGAGCTTGCAGAATCCGCGAATGAGCGTGTGGTATGCAACCGGGGTCAGTTTGGAGTGCTTCTTCTTGGCTTCATCGAACATCTTGATGGCTTCATCCATCTTTCCGGCCCTTGCAAGGCCACTCATGATCACACAGTAGGTGTATACATCGGGTCTCAAGCCTCTGCTTTCCATCGTCTTCATAATGCTCAGAGCCTCCTCCGTTTTCTCACTTTTAGCAAGCCCGTTGATCACAAAGTTGAACACAGCATTTCCAGGAGGAGGGCCAGATTCAATCATTTCAAGTAGAAGCTTCTTTGCTCTGTCAACATCCTCAATCCAACACAACTTCCTAATGACACTTGAAAAGGGCTTAATTGCATGCTTTCGATCCTCTGCTGAAAACTCATCCAACATCTCCAAGGCCAAGGACACAGTCTCTCTATCAAGCTCCTTGTTGATTTCTCCATAAGTCTCCTTATTGGTTTTTTCAACTTGACAAAGAGAGCTAACCACGGCATTGATAGATGACCGCGGAAGATTCATCTTTTTATCCTTTGCATATAGATACACCAAATGTGCATCTTTTGCCATGCCTCCCTTGCACAGGTAGGAAATGATCTTTCCCATTCTAGCAGCATCAGGCAGCTTATCCGCAGCTAGCATCTTTTCACAAACAGACCAAGCCCAACTGTAAAATGATCTCTTACAAAGAGCTTCAATAGTCAAATAATATGTATCAGCATTAGATGCACATCCAAAGTCCTCAAACTTATTGAACACCTCAAGTGCTGCCTTCCCTTTCCCCAACTTCGACAACTCGACTATTATTTCATTCAAACACTCAGAACTCACCACccccttctccttctccttctcccctACCTCGTTTATCAAATCCCATAATGCATACACTTCTCTCCTCTTGTTCTGTGTGCATATCGAACGGACAAGCTCATTCAGCACCTGCGAAGTTAAGACAAACCCCCGTTTCTTCAAAACCCATCTAAAGAAACCGATCACATTTTCCCCTTGTGTGCAGGGTGTCTGAAGCACCCTCATCACAAGATCGCTATCCAAAGCCAAATCCATAGCTTCCAAATAAGGTTCGATTGAGCCATGAATAATGCCGGAACCCTGCAGCAAAGACAACAAGTTCTGCACCTTCTCTGCGTCATTCTCCTTCAACAATCCAACACCCTCTCCAGATTCTATAACTTCGTCGGCAGCAACAGAACCGCCAAATAAGTCTCCAAAGCCCTGATTTGCATCGGGAGTATCTGCAGCACCATCAAATATAGAATCTTCATTCTCAAATCCGTCAGATTCATTCAACCCACTGAAATCGAAACCACCATTAGCCTGCGATATCAGTGGCTCGGAGGGAAGATCGCCGCGACTCTCAGCTGAACTCGACGAGAAAAGTCTAGGGTTTTGGTGGAAGTGATACGCGCTTGGGAAAAACGAAAATCGAGATGCGGATTCAACAATTGATGATGGTGTTTGGTTGGCTACCTGAAGATTGACGGGAAGAAGCAGCTGCCGCGGCGGCGCCGTACGCCGGTATCGCAAAGCTCCTCTTGCTAATGGCCTCCACATAGCTTGTCTGCGTAGCTCAGTGAAAATGGTGGCCGAAAACCCTAAATCAGATGAGATTTGGAGAAAGGGTTTTGATGCACTTTTTCAGAATGTTTAATATTAGGAGTATGAATTATCTTTAGATTAATCATGGATGACCTTTTCaattttacaaatttacaattcTTGGGAGGTGTTtgatttgcaagattgtatccgggattaaatttgtagtgtgtttagttTATGATATTCAATCTCATAATTTAATCATAGATGGATAGTCATGatataattagtcatagctaaccccttgactaaaataatctcacaattcaatcatagactatatcttggtattattttatcttgaaaatCGAACACCGCCTTGGAGTACTAATATAAACTATGAATTATTTAAAAGTTAGTATTTCATTAAATTccgaataatactattttatcatttcgaaaataaaaactaaataatttgaatatatttttaaaaaattaagtagGAAAAAGGTTTAAACGACAAAAAATTTTgcaaaaataacattaaatataaaaatttttaACTAGTAATTTCTGATAggtatattattaattttcatgTGATACTAAATATGCAAATTACCTGTACTAGTACCACCTCCTGTTTAGTTCACTCAATAATAAAAGAGGTAGTTGTcttaaaatttctaaaatttcaTCTTAAGTGTAATTTTGTATTCCAACTTTCAAATTAGTATGTAAATAACCAAAttatcaatttatatttttgtaccTAATAACGATTTTGGCGATAATATAATTctaattcaaaatattaaattattcaatTCCGTATAATAGTAATAGGAGTATGATGTTATTTCGCTATCTAAAAGTCGTTTTGATTCATATCTCATAAaagcatctccaaggggagaaTGTATATAGAAAAagtatattatgtatttaccttcttaaaaagtgaaatataccattttaaaaagtaacacatttcaaAGAGAAAAGGTATATaaaaaggtaaattattttttaaaaataaaatgatagtacaaaatacattaaaaaaaataaagtataa
It contains:
- the LOC121760336 gene encoding pentatricopeptide repeat-containing protein At3g02650, mitochondrial-like, giving the protein MWRPLARGALRYRRTAPPRQLLLPVNLQVANQTPSSIVESASRFSFFPSAYHFHQNPRLFSSSSAESRGDLPSEPLISQANGGFDFSGLNESDGFENEDSIFDGAADTPDANQGFGDLFGGSVAADEVIESGEGVGLLKENDAEKVQNLLSLLQGSGIIHGSIEPYLEAMDLALDSDLVMRVLQTPCTQGENVIGFFRWVLKKRGFVLTSQVLNELVRSICTQNKRREVYALWDLINEVGEKEKEKGVVSSECLNEIIVELSKLGKGKAALEVFNKFEDFGCASNADTYYLTIEALCKRSFYSWAWSVCEKMLAADKLPDAARMGKIISYLCKGGMAKDAHLVYLYAKDKKMNLPRSSINAVVSSLCQVEKTNKETYGEINKELDRETVSLALEMLDEFSAEDRKHAIKPFSSVIRKLCWIEDVDRAKKLLLEMIESGPPPGNAVFNFVINGLAKSEKTEEALSIMKTMESRGLRPDVYTYCVIMSGLARAGKMDEAIKMFDEAKKKHSKLTPVAYHTLIRGFCKLEQFDKAVNLLGEMRQHGVEPKHDEYNKLIKSLCFKALDWETAEKLHEDMNSNGIALNSRTKALIAAVRDLQEAGSA